The nucleotide window TGTCTAACTAGGATATTTCCAGCTTTAACGACTTGTCCGTCGTGTCTTTTAACTCCTAATCTTTTACCAATTGAATCCCTTCCGTTTTTGGTTGAACCCATACCTTTTTTATGTGCCATGACGAACCCCCAATTAGCTTACAATTTCATCAATTTTAATCTCTGTAAAGTGCTGACGGTGTCCATACTTTCTTTGGTAGTGTTTCTTTGCTTTGTACTTGAAAACAATAATCTTCTTACCTTTTCCATGTCTTACGATAGTTGCCTTTACCTTGAAAGCTTTAGCTTCATCTCCTACTACAACTTTGTTGTCATCCCTTATCATTAGAGCTTCAAACTCAACATTAGAGCCCTCAGGTAGGTTGATTTTCTCAACCTTTAGAACCTGACCAGGCTCCACTACGTACTGCTTTCCTCCTGTTTTTATAACAGCATACATCCTTACTACCTCCACTCTTACTCTTAAATCGTGAGGCTAAATTTATAACAGAAAAAACGCTAAGGTCAAGTTTTAAACATTTTCTATTCTTGCACCTTTTTTATCCACGTCTAAGACAAGGTATCTCGACTCTATTCCAAGAGCATCAAATACGTTGCACATTGCTTTCCCTATCTCGTTAAAGTTTTTATCAGCTAATGCCCCTATGCAGCTTCCAGCTCCAGAAAGGTAAACTGCGTAAGCACCGGCTTTGTATCCTTCAGAGAGGATCTCCCAGAAAGAAGGTATTAGATCACAACGATATGGTTGGTGAATCCTATCTTTAACAGCTTCTTTTAAAAGTTCAAAATCTTTCTTTTGTAAAGCACCTAAAAATAGCGCAACTCTTTGAATGTTAAAAATTACATCTTTCTTGTCGTATTTTTCTGGAAGGACAGACCTTGATTCTTCTGTAGATAGGAATAGTTCAGGAACAACGATTATCACTTTTAGTTCTTCAGGAAAATCAAGCTTTATGTAGGATAAATCTCCGTTTGTAGCTGCAACGACAAAGCCTCCAGTATAAGCTGGTAGGACGTTATCTGGATGGGGTTCAAACTTGAAGGCGATGTCTATTACTTCTGCTATTGAGAGTTTCTTTCCAGCTATTTTTTCTGCAGCTAAGATTCCTCCAACTATTGCTGTGGCAGAGCTCCCAAGACCCCTTCCAAGTGGAATTCTATTTGTAAGTTTTACCTTTATCGGTTGAGAAAGTCCAAGATATTCCATTGTGCTTCTATATGCTCTTAAGAAAAGGTTCTTCTCATCTTTTGGAAGGTCGTCTTTTCCTTCACCTTCTATTTCTACAGAGTAAAAATCTGAAGGTTCCACTTCAAAATCGTTATACAAAGTTAAAGCAAGTCCTAGGGCATCAAAACCCGGTCCCAGATTACTCGTCGAGGCTGGAACAGAAACCTTAAACTTCATCTTTTACTCCTTTCTCTCATCGTATTCTATCTTTACTGTAGGCTCTGGTGCCGGCAATGTTGCTGCTGGTTTAGATAGTTCAAATTCACCGCTCTTTATCCACTCTTTAAGGATGTTGGCTATTTCTCTTGCTTTATAGTAGGAAGATAGAGGGGATGTTGGTACTTTCTTTCCGTCTATTTCTATGTAACCTCTTCGAAGTTCACCGTAACTTACATACTTTAAGGGCTTTGCATTTCCAGATGGATAGTCTACAGAATAGTCAATCACAGGGGCAAATATCTCGTCATCTTTAACTGAAGTGTAGTAGGCTATCCTCTCATTTAGGATAGGGATAGGTATTCCAACACCAACAAATAAGGAAACTCCATACCCTAGAAGAGAAGCTGCTTTTACAAAGTCAGTTGACATTTGTTTCATGTCTCCAATGACCATTAAAGTTCCAGAACCGCCCATCGGCTGACCTTTCTTGCTTCTTTTTACTCCAAATGGAGCGTGCTGAGTCCCATGGAATGCAACGTATCCTACGCCTCCCCCTAAGAAAATCCTTGTTCCAATTCCTATAGTTTCAAAGAAAGGATCGTTGAGGAGAGGGCTTAATTGACCAGCACTTGAATAGGTCGCATTTCCTAAGTTTGGTTTCAGTATTCCCATGTATGTATAGATTGTTCTTGAAGACTTATTCACACCAACATTATAGTTTTGGTATGCATTCCTTGGGTTACACAGAATAGCTTCGTTAATAGTTTTTATGTTTATTAGTTTTTTTATTTCTCTTCTTGGATAGCAATCTGTTCCATAGGCGTAAGCTTCTAGC belongs to Desulfurobacteriaceae bacterium and includes:
- the rplU gene encoding 50S ribosomal protein L21 — its product is MYAVIKTGGKQYVVEPGQVLKVEKINLPEGSNVEFEALMIRDDNKVVVGDEAKAFKVKATIVRHGKGKKIIVFKYKAKKHYQRKYGHRQHFTEIKIDEIVS
- the thrB gene encoding homoserine kinase yields the protein MKFKVSVPASTSNLGPGFDALGLALTLYNDFEVEPSDFYSVEIEGEGKDDLPKDEKNLFLRAYRSTMEYLGLSQPIKVKLTNRIPLGRGLGSSATAIVGGILAAEKIAGKKLSIAEVIDIAFKFEPHPDNVLPAYTGGFVVAATNGDLSYIKLDFPEELKVIIVVPELFLSTEESRSVLPEKYDKKDVIFNIQRVALFLGALQKKDFELLKEAVKDRIHQPYRCDLIPSFWEILSEGYKAGAYAVYLSGAGSCIGALADKNFNEIGKAMCNVFDALGIESRYLVLDVDKKGARIENV
- a CDS encoding homocysteine biosynthesis protein, which translates into the protein KMEEIYLNGGPAYGGLAAVDLYIGATALPENDPRNEVYPGKFEYGGAHVIEDLIAGEDIELEAYAYGTDCYPRREIKKLINIKTINEAILCNPRNAYQNYNVGVNKSSRTIYTYMGILKPNLGNATYSSAGQLSPLLNDPFFETIGIGTRIFLGGGVGYVAFHGTQHAPFGVKRSKKGQPMGGSGTLMVIGDMKQMSTDFVKAASLLGYGVSLFVGVGIPIPILNERIAYYTSVKDDEIFAPVIDYSVDYPSGNAKPLKYVSYGELRRGYIEIDGKKVPTSPLSSYYKAREIANILKEWIKSGEFELSKPAATLPAPEPTVKIEYDERKE